GGAGAGCCTGTCGGTGATCATCCAGCGCGTCCACTTCAAGCGCACCAAGAAGAAATACGGCGAGGGCCGGCGCGTCTTCCTGATGGCCCCCCTCCACCACCATTACCAGAAGCAGGGCATCCCGGAGCCCCGGATCGTCGTCCGCTTCTGGATGATCGGAATCATCCTCGCCGTCAGCACATTGGCTTTACTTAAGATCAGATAACAAAGAGAAATGGCAAGAATAGTAGTATTGGGAGGAGCAGAGAGCGGCGTAGGCGCCGCGGTGCTCGCCAAAGTCAAGGGATTCGACGTCTTCCTGTCCGACAACGGGAAGATCAAGGACGAATATCTGGCGACCCTGAAGGAGTGGGAGATCCCCTTCGAGCAGGGCGGCCATACGCCGGCGCTCGTCCTCAATGCCGACGAGGTCGTCAAGAGTCCGGGCATCCCCGGCACCGCGCCGATGGTCAAGGCCCTGCGCGAGCAGGGGACGCACATCATCTCGGAGATCGAGTTCGCGGCGCGCTACGACAGCGCCAAGAAGATCTGCATCACCGGCTCCAACGGCAAGACCACGACCACCTCGCTGATCTACTACCTGCTCAAGGAAGCCGGCCTCGACGCCGGCCTGGGCGGCAACATCGGCAAGAGCTACGCCATGCAGGTCGCGACCGAGAAGCATGACTATTACGTGCTGGAGATCAGCAGCTTCCAGCTGGACGACGCCTACGACTTCCGGCCGGACATCGCCATCATCACCAATATCACGCCCGACCACCTCGACCGCTACGACCACAAGATCGAGAACTACGCCCGCGCGAAGTTCCGCATCACGCGCAACCTGCGGCCGGAGGACTGCTTCATCTTCGACTCCGACGATGCGATCACAATCCAGCAGCTGGACGAGATCGTGGTCAAGGCCAAGATGCTGCCGTTCACCCAGGAGAAGGAAGTCAAACAGGGCGCCTTCGTGCGCGACGGCAAGATCATCCTCCGCTACGAGGACGACGAGACCGAGATCTTCCTGAAGGAACTCGCGCTCGGCGGCCGCCACAACGTCTATAACTCGATGGCCGCCGCCCTGGCCGCCAAGGCCACGGGCATCAGCGACGAGGTCATCCGCGCAAGCCTCAAGACCTTCTCCCCGATCGAGCACCGGCTGGAGCCCGTGCTCAGCATCCGGGACGTGCTCTATATCAACGATTCCAAGGCCACCAACATCGACGCCGCCTGGTACGCCCTCGAGTGCCAGAGCCGGCCCGTCGTATGGATCGTCGGCGGCAAGGACAAGGGCAATGACTACAGCATCCTCGACAAGGTGGTCCGGGAGCGCGTCAAGGCCATCGTCTGCATGGGCGTGGACAACGCCAAGATCCACGCCGCCTTCGAGGACATCGTCGGCAAGGACAGGATGGTCGACACCCGCTCCGCGGAAGAGGCCGTCAAGGCGGCCGCCGCTTTCGCCGTTCCCGGCGACGTGGTGTTGTTGAGCCCCTGCTGCGCCAGTTTCGACCTTTTCCAGAATTACGAAGACCGTGGCCGCCAGTTCAAGGAGGCGGTGCGGCACCTGTAGCATATGGCTGACGCGAAGAAGAAAAAGATCAGTTTCTGGACATTTGCGGACCACTTCGAAGGAGACAAGGTGGTATGGATCATCGTGCTCCTGCTGGTGCTCTTCTCCATCGTCTGCATGTTCTCTTCCTCCTCGCGCCTGCTGCGCGACGGCATGACCCGGCTGGACCTCGTCAAGAGCCAGTTCTTCGTGGTCCTGGCCGGTCTCGCGGTCATCATCATCTGCTACAACATCAAGAATATCAAATTCTTCCGCTGGTGCAGCCAGTGGGGATTCCTGCTGTCGTTCGTCCTGCTGGGCCTGCTCGACATCCATGTCAGCCTGCCCTTCCTCAAGGCGCTCAACATCAACAACGCCTACCGCATCCTGTCCGTCGCCGGCTTCCAGGTCCACGTCTTCGAGGTGGTCAAGGTGGCGATGGTGCTCTACCTCGCCTGGGCGATGGACGCCCTCAAGCGCGGCGAGCTCCGCGGGCCTTCGGACATCCTCTGGAAGAAGATCCTCTATCTCTACGCCCCGTTCCTGATCATCTTCGTGATGATCATCCCGGGCTCCAACTCCAGCGCCCTGATCATCGGCCTGCTGATGTTCGTGATGATCCTGCTGGGCGGCGGCAACCTGCGCGACATGACCATCCTGGCCCTCGCCGCGGTGCTGGTCCTCGGCATCATCTTCGGCCTCTACAGCGTCACCAGGAACTCGGCGCACCCGATGTTCGGGCGCATCGGCACCGGCATCGCCCGCGTCTTCGAGGAGGACCACTGGGAGCAGCAGGCCATCGACAACCCGAAGGGCACCGTCGCCTACCAGGAAGCCATCGACGCCATCCGGCAGCCCTACAGCGCCAAGATCGCGATCAAGCAGGGCGGAGTCCTGGGCAAGGGCCCCGGCCAGAGCACCCAGCGCTACGTCGTCCCGGACATGTCCGAGGACTATATGTACAGCTTCATCATCGAAGAATACGGCCTGATCGGCGGCATCTTCGTGATCTTCCTCTATGTGTCGCTGCTCGCGCGCGGCTCGATCATCGCGCGCAACTGCGGCACCGACCACTACGCCAAGCTCACCGTGGCCGGCCTGTGCCTGCTCATCACCGGACAGGCCTTCCTGCACATGTTCGTCAACGCCGACATCGGCCCGATGACCGGCCAGACCCTCCCGCTGATCAGCCACGGCAACAGCGCCTTCCTCTGCTTCAGCATCGCCTTCGGCATCATCCTGTCGTTCAGCCGCATCGCCTCGCGGCGCATCGACAAGGAGACCCGGATGGCGGAGCCGCTCGTGGAGATGCACGAAGCGACGGCCGTCAAGGACCGCCTCGACGACCTGGACGCCTTCGAATCCGGACAAATCGACCCTCAAAACGCAGATGACAGCTATGAGTTATAAGAAATTGCGCGTGATCATCAGCGGCGGTGGCACCGGCGGACACATCTTCCCGGCCATCTCCATCGCCGGCAAACTCCGGGAAGCCAACCCGGAGACGGAAATTCTCTTCGTCGGCGCCGAAGGCAAGATGGAGATGGAGAAAGTCCCGGCGGCGGGCTACGAGATCGTGGGCCTGCCGATGGCCGGCCTGCAGCGCCAGCTGAACTGGGGCAACTTCAAGAACAACGTCCGCATCCCGTTCAAGGTGGCGAGCAGCCTCCGCAAGGCCGGGCATGTCATCGACAGCTTCAAGCCCGACGTCGCCATCGGCGTGGGCGGCTATGCCAGCGCTCCCCTGCTCTGGCAGGCCACGCGCAAACACATCCCTTCCCTGATCCAGGAGCAGAACGGCTTCGCCGGCCTGACCAACAAGATCCTGGGCCGCCGCGTACAGAGCATCTGCGTGGCCTACGACGGGATGGAGAAATTCTTCCCGGCGGAGAAGATCGTCTTCAGCGGCAACCCGATCCGCCCCGAGATCCACCCCTACAGCGCGGAGGACCGCGCGGAAGGGCTCCGCTACTACGGGCTGGACCCGGACAAGCGGCACCTCTTCGTGGTGGGCGGCAGCCTCGGCGCCGGCACGCTCAACCGCGCGATGCGCGCGTGGATCGAAGCCGGCTGTCCCGGCGGCGAAGACGTGGAGGTGCTCTGGCAGTGCGGCCGCTACTACAAGAAGGGCATCGACGGATTCATGGCGGGACGCGACCTCCCGCAGATCCATTATACGGATTTCATCGGACGGATGGACCTCGCCTACGCGTGCACGGACGTGCTCGTCAGCCGCGCCGGCGCCTCCTCGGTGTCCGAGATCTGCGCCGCGCGCAAGGCCGCCGTGTTCGTGCCTTCGCCCAACGTGGCCGAAGACCACCAGACGCACAACGCCATGGCGCTCGTGCGCAAGGACGCCGCGCTGATCGTGCGCGACGCCGATGCGGCGGAGCAGCTGCTCCCCACCGCCCTGTCGCTGATCCACGATCCGGCGCGCATCGCCGCGATCGAGGCCAACGTCGCGCCGCTCGCCCGCCTGGACGCAGCGCAGACCATCGTAGAAGAAGTATATAAACTGGTATGAGATACAAGAACGTCTATTTCATCGGCATCGGCGGCATCGGCATGAGCGCCATCGCCCGGTACTACAAGTTCAAGGGCTGCGCCGTCTCCGGCTACGACCGGACCCCTTCCGACCTCACGCACGCGCTGGAGGCGGAAGGCATCGCCGTGCATTATGAAGACAGGCCCGAATGCATTCCGGCCGAAGTCCAGGACACCCTCGTGGTGTACACGCCGGCCGTCCCCGCCGAGTTCGGCGAACTCGTCGCGGCGCGCGAGCGCGGCTACCGCGTGATCAAGCGCTCGCAGATGCTGGGCGAGATCACCGCCGGCCAGCGCTGCCTCGCCGTCGCCGGCACGCACGGCAAGACCACCACGTCCACCCTCGTGGCCCACATCCTCACGGAGAGCGGCAGCGGCTGCTCCGCCTTCCTCGGCGGCATCTCCAAGAACTACGGCACCAACATGCTCGTCAGCCACACCCCGACCGTGGTGGCCGAAGCCGACGAGTTCGACCGTTCCTTCCACCAGCTGCACCCGGCGATCGCGGCCATCACGGCCATGGACGCCGACCACCTCGACATCTACGGCGACCTGGCCCATGTGCAGGAGGCTTTCCGCATCTTCGCCTCCCAGGTCACCGAGACCATCATCCTCAAATACGGCCTGCCCATCAGGCAGTCCGACGTGTCCGCCAAGATCTTCAGCTACCATTTCGACGACAGGCGGGCCGATTTCCACAGCGAGAACCTGCGGCTCGACGCCGCCGGCCATTATACCTACGACCTCGTCTACCCGGGCGGCGTGCTCAGCGACATCCGCGTGGGCGCCCTGGGCTGGGTCAACGTGGAGAACAGCATCGCGGCGGCGGCCATCTGCCTCTGCTACGGGCTCGACGCCCAGAAGGTCCGCCACGCCATCGGCACGTTCGAGGGCGCGCAGCGCCGCCTGGACGTGCACCTCAACACGCCGGGCCTGACCTACATCGACGACTACGCCCACCATCCGGCGGAGCTGGCCAGCGCCATCTCCTCGGTCCGGCAGATCTTCCCGGGGCGCAAGCTCACGGGCATCTTCCAACCGCACCTCTACACGCGTACGCGCGATTTCGCCCCCGAATTCGCCCGCGCCCTGAGCGGGCTGGACAAGCTCATCCTGCTCGACATCTATCCCGCCCGCGAGGAGCCCATCCCGGGCGTGACTTCCGAGATCATTTTCCGCGACGTGACCGCCCCCGAGAAGGTACTCGTCACGCGCGACGAGCTGCTGCCCCTGCTGGAGCAGGAGCCGCTCGACGTGCTCCTCACCCTCGGCGCGGGCAACATCGACCGCTTCATCGAACCGATCACCGAAATGCTCCGCAAACGCCAATAGATGAAAGCAGCCGTCAAATATTCCGTCGCCGGCGCGCTCGTCGCCCTCTTCTGCGCAGGAATGTTCTTCCTGTACAGGCAGGTGCGGCAGGAGCAGCGCGAGGCCGTCTGCGGCCGGCTGGACGTCAGCTTCGCCGACAGCCTGCGCTTCGTCAGCGAGCAGGACGTCCGGGAATATCTCGACGCGCACTATGGCACCTACATCGGAGAGAGGCTGGACAGCCTGCAGCTCGCCCGCATCGAGCAGATGCTCGAGACGCGCAGCGCCGTGACCCGCTGCCAGGCCTGGACCAGCGACGACGGCGTGCTGCACGTCGAAGTCGCCCAGCGCGCCCCCGTGCTGCGCTTCCAGGACGGCAACCACGGCTTCTACGTGGACGCGGAGGGCTTCATCTTCCCGCTCCACCCGACCTATACGGCGCCCGTCCCCGTCGTGGACGGCGCCATCCCGGTAAAACTGCCGGCAGACTACAAAGGCCAGGCCGACGATCCATACGCCCGAACCTGGATCGGCGGCGTGCTTGCGATGCACCGTTTCATTTCCACTTCGCGCAACTGGCAGCGCGGCATCACGCACATCAAGGTACGTCCGGGCGGCGACCTCGTCCTGAGCCTCCGGGGCCGGGACGAGCTGTTCGTCGTCGGGCAGCCCGAGAACATCCCCGACAAACTCGGCCGGATCGACCGCTACATCGGCCTGATCGCCCCTTCCAAGCCGGAAGGATACTACAAGACCGTCAATGTGAAATATAATCAACAAATCATATGCAGGCAGAAAGATACATAGCAGCCGCCGACCTTGGCTCCTCCAAAATCGCCCTGAGCGTAGCCAAGATCGAAGGAGATGACATCCAGATCATCTACTACAAAGAGACGCCCTCCGACGGCATCCGCAACAGCTACGTCTTCAACCCGAAGCGCGCAGCCGGTCCGCTCCGCGCCGCCATCCGGGAAGCGGAGGAAGAATTGAACATCAAGATCCTGCAAGTGGTCGTGGGCCTGCCCCGCTACGACGTGCGGCAGGAGATCGCCAGCGCCCGCATGGAACGCAGCGATCCCTCTTCCTGCATCACCAAGGACGAGATCAACACGCTCAAGAGCATCGCCATCGACTCCTACCCCATCGCCGACGAGGCCAAGGAGGAGATCTACGGCGCCGTGGCCCAGTCGTTCTCGGCCGACGAGGAACTCGTCTGCGCGAGCGAGAACGACGTCGTGGGCGTGACCGCCGACGCCATCGAAGGCAACTTCAAGGTGTTCGTGGGCGCCCAGAAGGCGGTGAGCAACATCGACATCATGCTCAACGAGGTGGGCGTGGCGCCCGCCCGCAAGATGTTCCTGCCCAACACCGTGGCCCGGGCCGTCCTCACGGACGCCGAGAAGGAGAACGGCGTGGCCCTCGTGGAGATCGGCGCCGGCGTGACCTCGCTGACCATCTACCGCGGCCGGCTCCTGCGCCACTACTCCGCCATCCCGTTCGGCGGGCGGAGCATCACCACCGACATCAAGTACGAGTGCGGCTTCAACGAGCAGCTCGCCGAGAACATCAAGCTCGCCTTCGGCGCCTGCATGCCGGACAAGCTCCAGTCGCTCAGCGAGAAGATCATCCAAATCAACGACGAGGAGAACGGCTCCTACGAGCAGCTCCCGGTCAAATACCTCTCCGAGATCATCACCTGCCGCGCCCGCGAGATCATCGAGGCCATCCTCTGGCAGATCCAGGACAGCGGCTACGCCGACAAGCTCCGCAACGGCATCGTGCTCACCGGCGGCGGCGCCAACCTGGTCAACCTCGCCAATCTTTTCAAGGAAATGTCCGGCTACACCGTCCGCATCGGATATCCCCGCAGCCAGGCCTTCAGCGCCATCGGCTGCTCGGGCACCGGCGAGGCCAGCGCCGTGGCTTCGATCGGTATGATCCTTGAAGCAAAACGCGATGTCCGCCTCAACTGCATCGAAGAAGCGCCCGCCCCCGCGGCCGAAGAAGCCGCCCAGGCGGAGAACGGTGCTGACGCGCCCGTCCAGGACAACCTCTTCGCGAGCGATCCCAATTACGCTCCGGACGACGTCATCACCCCGCGCAAGCAGAAGGCGGAGAAGAAGCCCAACAGGTTCGTGTCCTGGATCCGGCAGAAGAGCCACCAGGTCGGCGAGGCGGCGGAAGGCGCCTTCGACAGCACGATGGGCAGCCTGTTCGACGAAATGAAATAATAAAGACACAAGGATATGATAGACGACAGCATGATCGACACGATCGCCCCGATGGACTGGGCGACGTCCGACGAAATCATCAAGGTCCTCGGCGTGGGCGGAGGCGGCTGCAACGCCGTCAACT
This Bacteroidales bacterium WCE2004 DNA region includes the following protein-coding sequences:
- a CDS encoding UDP-N-acetylglucosamine-N-acetylmuramylpentapeptide N-acetylglucosamine transferase encodes the protein MSYKKLRVIISGGGTGGHIFPAISIAGKLREANPETEILFVGAEGKMEMEKVPAAGYEIVGLPMAGLQRQLNWGNFKNNVRIPFKVASSLRKAGHVIDSFKPDVAIGVGGYASAPLLWQATRKHIPSLIQEQNGFAGLTNKILGRRVQSICVAYDGMEKFFPAEKIVFSGNPIRPEIHPYSAEDRAEGLRYYGLDPDKRHLFVVGGSLGAGTLNRAMRAWIEAGCPGGEDVEVLWQCGRYYKKGIDGFMAGRDLPQIHYTDFIGRMDLAYACTDVLVSRAGASSVSEICAARKAAVFVPSPNVAEDHQTHNAMALVRKDAALIVRDADAAEQLLPTALSLIHDPARIAAIEANVAPLARLDAAQTIVEEVYKLV
- a CDS encoding cell division protein FtsA, with the translated sequence MQAERYIAAADLGSSKIALSVAKIEGDDIQIIYYKETPSDGIRNSYVFNPKRAAGPLRAAIREAEEELNIKILQVVVGLPRYDVRQEIASARMERSDPSSCITKDEINTLKSIAIDSYPIADEAKEEIYGAVAQSFSADEELVCASENDVVGVTADAIEGNFKVFVGAQKAVSNIDIMLNEVGVAPARKMFLPNTVARAVLTDAEKENGVALVEIGAGVTSLTIYRGRLLRHYSAIPFGGRSITTDIKYECGFNEQLAENIKLAFGACMPDKLQSLSEKIIQINDEENGSYEQLPVKYLSEIITCRAREIIEAILWQIQDSGYADKLRNGIVLTGGGANLVNLANLFKEMSGYTVRIGYPRSQAFSAIGCSGTGEASAVASIGMILEAKRDVRLNCIEEAPAPAAEEAAQAENGADAPVQDNLFASDPNYAPDDVITPRKQKAEKKPNRFVSWIRQKSHQVGEAAEGAFDSTMGSLFDEMK
- a CDS encoding UDP-N-acetylmuramoylalanine--D-glutamate ligase; the encoded protein is MARIVVLGGAESGVGAAVLAKVKGFDVFLSDNGKIKDEYLATLKEWEIPFEQGGHTPALVLNADEVVKSPGIPGTAPMVKALREQGTHIISEIEFAARYDSAKKICITGSNGKTTTTSLIYYLLKEAGLDAGLGGNIGKSYAMQVATEKHDYYVLEISSFQLDDAYDFRPDIAIITNITPDHLDRYDHKIENYARAKFRITRNLRPEDCFIFDSDDAITIQQLDEIVVKAKMLPFTQEKEVKQGAFVRDGKIILRYEDDETEIFLKELALGGRHNVYNSMAAALAAKATGISDEVIRASLKTFSPIEHRLEPVLSIRDVLYINDSKATNIDAAWYALECQSRPVVWIVGGKDKGNDYSILDKVVRERVKAIVCMGVDNAKIHAAFEDIVGKDRMVDTRSAEEAVKAAAAFAVPGDVVLLSPCCASFDLFQNYEDRGRQFKEAVRHL
- a CDS encoding cell division protein FtsW, yielding MADAKKKKISFWTFADHFEGDKVVWIIVLLLVLFSIVCMFSSSSRLLRDGMTRLDLVKSQFFVVLAGLAVIIICYNIKNIKFFRWCSQWGFLLSFVLLGLLDIHVSLPFLKALNINNAYRILSVAGFQVHVFEVVKVAMVLYLAWAMDALKRGELRGPSDILWKKILYLYAPFLIIFVMIIPGSNSSALIIGLLMFVMILLGGGNLRDMTILALAAVLVLGIIFGLYSVTRNSAHPMFGRIGTGIARVFEEDHWEQQAIDNPKGTVAYQEAIDAIRQPYSAKIAIKQGGVLGKGPGQSTQRYVVPDMSEDYMYSFIIEEYGLIGGIFVIFLYVSLLARGSIIARNCGTDHYAKLTVAGLCLLITGQAFLHMFVNADIGPMTGQTLPLISHGNSAFLCFSIAFGIILSFSRIASRRIDKETRMAEPLVEMHEATAVKDRLDDLDAFESGQIDPQNADDSYEL
- a CDS encoding UDP-N-acetylmuramate--L-alanine ligase, with translation MRYKNVYFIGIGGIGMSAIARYYKFKGCAVSGYDRTPSDLTHALEAEGIAVHYEDRPECIPAEVQDTLVVYTPAVPAEFGELVAARERGYRVIKRSQMLGEITAGQRCLAVAGTHGKTTTSTLVAHILTESGSGCSAFLGGISKNYGTNMLVSHTPTVVAEADEFDRSFHQLHPAIAAITAMDADHLDIYGDLAHVQEAFRIFASQVTETIILKYGLPIRQSDVSAKIFSYHFDDRRADFHSENLRLDAAGHYTYDLVYPGGVLSDIRVGALGWVNVENSIAAAAICLCYGLDAQKVRHAIGTFEGAQRRLDVHLNTPGLTYIDDYAHHPAELASAISSVRQIFPGRKLTGIFQPHLYTRTRDFAPEFARALSGLDKLILLDIYPAREEPIPGVTSEIIFRDVTAPEKVLVTRDELLPLLEQEPLDVLLTLGAGNIDRFIEPITEMLRKRQ